Proteins from a genomic interval of Deltaproteobacteria bacterium:
- a CDS encoding signal protein, whose amino-acid sequence MSSPAAVQPQYKRRMYLVDRGFQLKYTAILMVVGAAITALFGTMMYQAHVAATEMMGLPDKFKNVVTQSYDDRLLYMVAGIAVVMTLSLALFGVLITHRVAGPLYIIGKYVRILGDGQFPELRPLRKNDELKDFFGAFQEAVEHMRSRDAADLAALDQAVEQLERHCAANAEAAQSLSAALVSLKGLRDRKRVAHAPAQPAPAPAAASGAAA is encoded by the coding sequence ATGAGCAGCCCCGCTGCCGTTCAGCCCCAGTACAAGCGAAGGATGTACCTCGTCGACCGGGGCTTTCAGCTCAAGTACACCGCCATCTTGATGGTCGTGGGCGCGGCGATCACCGCGCTCTTCGGCACCATGATGTACCAGGCGCACGTGGCGGCCACGGAGATGATGGGCCTGCCCGACAAGTTCAAGAACGTCGTCACCCAGAGCTACGACGACCGCCTGCTCTACATGGTCGCGGGCATCGCCGTGGTGATGACGCTCTCGCTCGCGCTCTTCGGCGTGCTCATCACCCACCGCGTGGCCGGGCCGCTGTACATCATCGGCAAGTACGTCCGCATCCTGGGCGACGGCCAGTTCCCCGAGCTGCGCCCGCTGCGCAAGAACGACGAGCTCAAGGACTTCTTCGGCGCCTTCCAGGAGGCCGTGGAGCACATGCGCAGCCGCGACGCGGCCGATCTCGCGGCGCTCGATCAAGCCGTCGAGCAGCTCGAGCGGCACTGCGCTGCGAACGCCGAGGCCGCGCAGTCGTTGAGCGCGGCGCTGGTGAGCCTCAAGGGTCTGCGCGATCGCAAGCGCGTGGCGCACGCGCCTGCGCAGCCGGCTCCCGCTCCTGCAGCAGCCTCGGGTGCGGCGGCGTAA
- a CDS encoding TonB family protein, with translation MRRRNGSIWAIALGASALVHLVLWRGVPWREEVIPPPPAIQTTLIDFIPERPRPPTPTPPAPTPAAPAVPNRPAARAPARASAPRAAARSEPVVEAAAPTPASAPPAGPGPAIETAHGSGSATPAVAAIGPAPSGAPIGAAPTPAPGGDDGLGALQSLLASRTRGCYPPAAARLGLHGTAKVRFCVASGVATQVSVESGSGESLLDRAAAECVVRPGAPLPGGDRCAVLPVEFKLR, from the coding sequence GTGCGGCGGCGTAACGGCAGCATCTGGGCCATTGCCCTGGGCGCGTCGGCGCTCGTGCACCTCGTGCTCTGGCGCGGCGTGCCCTGGCGCGAAGAGGTCATCCCGCCGCCGCCCGCAATCCAAACGACGCTCATCGACTTCATCCCCGAGCGGCCGCGCCCGCCGACGCCGACGCCACCCGCGCCGACGCCCGCTGCGCCAGCGGTTCCCAATCGCCCAGCGGCGCGCGCACCCGCACGCGCGAGCGCGCCCAGGGCGGCCGCACGTTCCGAACCGGTCGTCGAAGCGGCCGCGCCCACGCCAGCGTCTGCTCCGCCTGCCGGACCGGGTCCCGCGATCGAGACTGCTCACGGATCCGGATCCGCGACGCCGGCGGTGGCAGCAATTGGTCCCGCGCCTTCGGGTGCGCCGATCGGAGCCGCGCCCACGCCTGCGCCGGGTGGCGATGACGGCCTCGGCGCGCTTCAGTCGCTCCTCGCCAGCCGCACGCGCGGCTGCTATCCGCCGGCCGCTGCACGGCTCGGCTTGCACGGAACGGCGAAGGTCCGCTTCTGCGTGGCGAGCGGCGTGGCGACGCAGGTCTCGGTGGAGTCGGGCTCCGGCGAGTCTCTGCTGGATCGCGCGGCGGCCGAGTGCGTGGTTCGCCCCGGCGCGCCGCTTCCCGGCGGCGACCGGTGCGCGGTGCTGCCGGTGGAGTTCAAGCTGCGTTAA
- a CDS encoding DUF4147 domain-containing protein produces MADLAAIFRRTVDALSPEPLVVAELAHTGAELMAVPEVCVIALGKAAPALARGAARVLPHARGLVIAAADSPVPPGFELIVGDHPVPGTRSLAAGRRALELAAAARPNGGALFLVGGGASALCELPVEPLDLARLAKSTEALMLGGAPVQAMNAVRKHLSQIKGGQLAAACPAAVRHAYVLSDVVGDAVDAVGSGPAVPDTTTFDDALEAFRARDLPIDAAVLEVLGRGLRGEIPETPKLGDSRLRGLEVHLLAGVASLAERAAQEVQRAKLLPVRAPELQGPLSEVAPELARAARTLRPGQVLVTAGEVTLRAGGPGQGGRAQHLALTLARELMGEPVEILVAGSDGHDYTTDAAGALLDGKSWARAIERGLDPDHRLATFDSATLCRALNAQIPAFDSPTNLTDLVLLAKN; encoded by the coding sequence ATGGCCGACCTCGCCGCCATCTTCCGCCGCACCGTGGACGCGCTCTCGCCCGAGCCGCTCGTCGTCGCCGAGCTGGCCCACACCGGCGCCGAGCTCATGGCCGTTCCCGAGGTCTGCGTCATCGCCCTGGGCAAGGCCGCGCCGGCCCTCGCTCGAGGCGCCGCGCGGGTGTTGCCGCACGCGCGCGGGTTGGTGATCGCGGCTGCCGACTCGCCCGTGCCGCCGGGCTTCGAGCTCATCGTGGGCGACCACCCCGTGCCGGGCACGCGCTCGCTGGCTGCAGGGCGGCGCGCGCTGGAGCTCGCCGCGGCGGCGCGGCCCAACGGCGGCGCGCTGTTTCTGGTCGGCGGCGGTGCGAGCGCGCTCTGCGAGCTCCCCGTCGAGCCGCTGGATCTGGCGCGGCTGGCGAAGTCGACCGAGGCGCTGATGCTCGGCGGCGCGCCAGTGCAGGCCATGAACGCCGTGCGCAAGCACCTCTCTCAGATCAAGGGCGGGCAGCTCGCCGCCGCGTGTCCGGCGGCGGTGCGGCACGCGTACGTGCTCAGCGACGTGGTCGGCGACGCCGTGGACGCCGTCGGATCCGGTCCCGCAGTTCCCGACACGACCACGTTCGACGATGCGCTCGAGGCCTTCCGCGCGCGCGACTTGCCGATCGATGCCGCGGTGCTCGAGGTGCTCGGGCGCGGCCTGCGCGGCGAGATCCCGGAGACGCCCAAGCTCGGCGATTCGCGGCTGCGCGGGCTCGAGGTGCACCTGCTGGCTGGCGTGGCGTCGCTGGCGGAGCGCGCGGCGCAAGAAGTCCAACGCGCGAAGCTCCTGCCGGTGCGCGCGCCGGAATTGCAGGGTCCGCTCAGCGAAGTCGCGCCCGAGCTCGCTCGCGCGGCGCGGACGCTCAGGCCGGGCCAGGTGCTGGTCACAGCGGGTGAGGTCACGCTTCGCGCGGGCGGTCCAGGGCAGGGCGGGCGCGCGCAGCACCTGGCGCTGACGCTCGCGCGCGAGCTCATGGGCGAGCCGGTGGAGATCCTTGTGGCCGGAAGCGACGGACACGACTACACGACCGATGCAGCGGGCGCGCTCCTCGACGGCAAGAGCTGGGCGCGCGCCATCGAGCGCGGCTTGGATCCGGATCACCGGCTGGCGACGTTCGACTCGGCCACGCTCTGCCGCGCGCTCAACGCGCAGATCCCGGCGTTCGACTCGCCCACGAATCTCACGGACCTCGTGCTGCTCGCGAAGAATTGA
- a CDS encoding PhnD/SsuA/transferrin family substrate-binding protein — MNALQLLVPASPLAARPDARALLTELPAALGMALNVRESARYDDMERELLAGTAHLGWAPPLVYARVEAYGGRLLARAIRNGSAAYRSALLLRRGSGVELRAGAGLRAAWVDRESVAGFVLPQVVLRDRGLRGWEVFAEERFVGSYRAAFDAVMDGSADLCSAPVHAGTVAAARREVELQAGPGLDVLALSGACANDGIVAGPRLGEAQLESVRRAVLGLHHVTRARRLLERLFEAERFELAPEASYREIYALLLAALPGRAPTARGLQRVFRSARSG; from the coding sequence ATGAACGCGCTCCAGCTCTTGGTCCCGGCTTCGCCGCTCGCGGCCCGGCCGGATGCGCGTGCGCTGCTCACGGAGCTGCCCGCGGCGCTCGGGATGGCGCTGAACGTCCGCGAGAGCGCCCGCTACGACGACATGGAGCGCGAGCTGCTCGCCGGCACCGCGCACCTGGGCTGGGCGCCCCCGCTGGTGTACGCGCGTGTCGAGGCCTACGGCGGCAGGCTGCTCGCGCGCGCCATCCGCAACGGCTCGGCGGCGTATCGGAGCGCGCTCCTGCTGCGGCGCGGCTCGGGCGTGGAGCTGCGCGCGGGGGCGGGGCTGCGCGCGGCGTGGGTGGATCGCGAGTCGGTGGCCGGCTTCGTGCTGCCACAGGTGGTGCTGCGCGATCGCGGCCTGCGCGGCTGGGAGGTCTTCGCCGAAGAGCGCTTCGTGGGCAGCTATCGCGCGGCCTTCGACGCGGTCATGGACGGAAGCGCGGATCTTTGCAGCGCGCCGGTGCACGCCGGAACGGTGGCCGCGGCGCGCCGCGAGGTGGAGCTGCAAGCGGGCCCGGGCCTCGACGTGCTCGCGCTCAGCGGCGCCTGTGCGAACGACGGCATCGTCGCGGGCCCGCGGCTCGGTGAGGCGCAGCTCGAGTCGGTGCGACGCGCGGTGCTGGGGCTGCACCACGTGACGCGCGCGCGCCGATTGCTGGAGCGGCTCTTCGAGGCGGAGCGGTTCGAGCTGGCGCCGGAGGCGAGCTATCGCGAGATCTACGCGCTGCTCCTGGCGGCGCTGCCGGGCCGTGCGCCGACGGCACGCGGGCTCCAGCGGGTCTTTCGCAGCGCGCGCAGCGGTTGA